A window of the Schlesneria paludicola DSM 18645 genome harbors these coding sequences:
- a CDS encoding HAD-IIIA family hydrolase produces MTADHQGPLLSTEYQWMVFDAVGTLIRPNPSVAVAYHSIAVRHGSRQSVDEIGQRFRQSFRQTETETFPGGPDATSIWQSSDAIEMARWRWIVEQVIPDVPSIDECFTEMWDHFARPSSWACFDDVGSTLQALSNAGYRLAIASNFDSRLHTVCSGHPELKLIEQRFVSSETGYRKPAPEFYAQVISRCGCDANQIFMIGDDLQHDVSAPRANGMNAVLIDRLNAGTTGNTIRSLHQLLKH; encoded by the coding sequence TTGACTGCGGATCATCAGGGCCCCTTGTTGAGCACCGAATATCAATGGATGGTTTTCGATGCCGTTGGAACACTCATTCGACCGAATCCATCCGTGGCGGTTGCCTATCATTCGATCGCCGTGCGCCACGGATCAAGGCAATCCGTTGACGAGATCGGGCAACGATTTCGTCAATCTTTTCGACAGACCGAAACCGAGACATTTCCCGGTGGCCCCGACGCCACATCGATCTGGCAATCCAGCGATGCGATTGAAATGGCGCGTTGGCGCTGGATTGTTGAGCAGGTGATTCCCGATGTCCCCTCGATCGACGAGTGTTTCACCGAGATGTGGGATCATTTTGCCCGACCGTCATCCTGGGCTTGCTTCGACGATGTGGGTTCAACGCTCCAGGCACTTTCAAACGCGGGATATCGCCTGGCAATCGCATCGAACTTCGATTCTCGCCTTCATACCGTTTGTAGCGGTCACCCGGAATTGAAATTGATCGAGCAGCGATTTGTGTCGTCGGAAACGGGTTATCGGAAGCCAGCCCCCGAGTTCTATGCCCAGGTCATTTCTCGTTGTGGCTGTGACGCAAATCAGATATTCATGATCGGTGACGATCTACAGCACGATGTGTCGGCCCCGCGTGCCAATGGCATGAACGCCGTATTGATTGACCGACTGAACGCAGGGACGACGGGCAACACGATCAGGTCGCTACATCAGTTGCTGAAACACTGA
- a CDS encoding D-glycero-alpha-D-manno-heptose-1,7-bisphosphate 7-phosphatase, protein MTTPPGHKGTVLAPLQSPKLRQAVFLDRDGTVNEEVHYLSQPEQLVLLPTVAETIALLNRHQIAVVVVTNQAGVARGYFPEQRLEPIHQRLQILLGEHQARVDGIYYCPHHPSAGLGHYKAYCDCRKPMPGMLTRAAQELGLDLTQSLMIGDRESDLQAGAAAGCLTALVRTGYGHETSVAIDHNRVRGIGTFDSVGDAVEAWLGLNKH, encoded by the coding sequence ATGACAACACCCCCTGGGCACAAAGGAACTGTATTGGCCCCGCTTCAATCCCCAAAACTCCGGCAGGCCGTCTTCCTGGATCGCGATGGAACCGTCAACGAAGAGGTCCACTACCTCTCTCAACCGGAGCAGCTCGTATTGCTGCCAACCGTCGCAGAGACCATCGCCTTGCTCAATCGGCACCAGATTGCCGTGGTCGTTGTCACGAACCAGGCTGGCGTTGCACGCGGCTACTTCCCAGAGCAGCGTCTCGAACCGATCCATCAGCGACTTCAGATACTCCTTGGAGAACACCAGGCGCGAGTCGACGGCATCTACTACTGTCCCCATCATCCCTCTGCCGGCTTAGGCCACTACAAGGCCTACTGTGACTGCCGCAAACCGATGCCAGGCATGTTGACCCGCGCCGCGCAGGAATTGGGGCTGGATCTCACGCAATCGCTGATGATTGGCGATCGCGAAAGCGACCTTCAAGCCGGTGCCGCGGCGGGTTGTCTGACGGCACTCGTGCGAACCGGATACGGACATGAAACGAGCGTGGCGATCGATCACAACCGGGTCCGGGGAATCGGCACATTTGATTCCGTCGGCGACGCGGTCGAAGCCTGGTTGGGCCTCAACAAACATTGA
- a CDS encoding tetratricopeptide repeat protein produces the protein MLPDPNGAIANTITTIRNRTPVLTPRSIRLGVVAVLICPLVTGCQSLQKRLSQDSAKCGALCAQAREARERGNAEQANQYLDEALRQKPTDVETRRQLAETMWNSGRRHEAVEEFAALHNQLPKDTRLAARLAVMQWETNRRTEAAETAESVLKLDQKSKEAWLVRARCQVVREEFEEAMSSYIQLAQLAPDDVIPMIELAELHLKRGHPDRACPLFRAASQHSATTPEQQSEIEWLLGISYTRSQRWSLAVPVLERAIGRRKASAEDWCFLGWARLQSGDVTGAQSDLQRAVHCDPNSASVRSLANQLEASTESMTAQRRVTPAGHHDLD, from the coding sequence ATGTTGCCTGATCCTAATGGTGCAATTGCCAATACGATCACAACGATCAGAAACCGAACGCCGGTTTTGACGCCGCGTTCCATTCGCTTGGGCGTTGTGGCCGTCTTGATCTGCCCCTTGGTGACCGGCTGCCAGTCTCTGCAGAAGCGGTTGAGTCAAGATTCGGCGAAATGCGGGGCTCTATGCGCACAAGCACGTGAAGCACGCGAACGAGGGAATGCCGAACAGGCCAACCAGTACCTTGACGAGGCACTCCGTCAGAAACCAACCGACGTCGAAACGCGCCGTCAATTGGCGGAAACCATGTGGAACTCGGGACGACGCCACGAAGCGGTTGAAGAGTTCGCAGCGCTCCACAATCAACTCCCCAAAGATACCCGGCTCGCCGCCCGTCTCGCCGTCATGCAGTGGGAAACCAATCGGCGGACCGAAGCCGCTGAAACGGCCGAGTCGGTTCTGAAACTGGATCAAAAGTCGAAAGAAGCATGGCTTGTTCGAGCCCGTTGCCAGGTTGTTCGCGAAGAATTCGAAGAAGCCATGTCCTCATATATTCAACTCGCACAGTTGGCTCCCGACGACGTCATTCCGATGATCGAATTGGCGGAACTTCATCTCAAACGAGGTCATCCGGACCGTGCCTGCCCGTTGTTTCGTGCCGCCAGCCAGCATTCCGCAACCACGCCGGAACAACAATCGGAAATTGAATGGTTGCTGGGAATCTCATACACGCGAAGTCAGCGCTGGTCCCTCGCGGTGCCGGTGCTCGAACGGGCCATCGGACGACGAAAGGCATCGGCCGAAGATTGGTGCTTTCTCGGATGGGCACGATTGCAGAGCGGTGACGTAACAGGCGCTCAGTCCGACCTTCAACGAGCGGTCCATTGCGATCCCAACTCTGCGTCGGTTCGATCGCTCGCCAATCAACTCGAGGCGTCGACGGAATCGATGACCGCGCAACGTCGTGTCACTCCGGCCGGACACCACGACCTCGATTGA
- a CDS encoding phosphatidate cytidylyltransferase — MSRLSTSQNFIQPAIPVNSAGAGAPPLPQWVLALPGVPHLVSRLGVTEFRRRLFHMTPALLPVGLPIIPHSDVWGPTLVTIIFILSISALVLAVTFGHLMKRRREENWMEAVVGYMVPVLLPLVIFPGRAEFGLMTLQIIALGDGSATLGGIMLGGRRLPWNRSKTFSGLFCFAIVGTLASTYSFWGESRPAIPVGSAFLICGTAALLAAFVESLPIRSNDNLRVGVTALFTGVLMSQLLSSF, encoded by the coding sequence ATGAGCCGCTTGTCGACTTCCCAGAATTTCATCCAGCCCGCAATTCCCGTCAATTCCGCGGGCGCTGGAGCACCGCCACTACCCCAGTGGGTCCTGGCACTTCCCGGTGTCCCTCATCTGGTCAGTCGATTGGGTGTGACCGAATTTCGACGTCGATTGTTTCACATGACCCCGGCCCTGCTGCCTGTGGGACTTCCCATTATCCCACACTCCGATGTCTGGGGGCCGACTCTCGTCACCATCATCTTTATCCTCTCCATTTCCGCGCTTGTCCTGGCCGTCACTTTTGGTCACCTGATGAAGCGTCGACGAGAAGAGAATTGGATGGAAGCCGTCGTGGGATACATGGTTCCCGTGCTGCTTCCACTCGTTATTTTCCCGGGACGCGCCGAGTTTGGCCTGATGACACTCCAGATCATTGCACTCGGTGACGGATCGGCAACGTTGGGTGGAATCATGCTGGGTGGACGACGTCTGCCTTGGAATCGCAGCAAAACGTTCTCGGGCTTGTTCTGTTTTGCCATTGTGGGCACGTTGGCATCGACCTACAGCTTCTGGGGAGAGTCGCGACCTGCAATTCCCGTCGGATCAGCGTTCTTGATCTGCGGTACGGCGGCCCTGCTCGCGGCCTTCGTCGAATCGTTGCCGATCCGCTCGAATGACAATCTGCGGGTTGGTGTCACGGCGCTCTTCACGGGGGTCTTAATGAGCCAACTGCTCTCCTCCTTCTAA
- a CDS encoding ABC transporter ATP-binding protein yields MATAHSFTRSPLERGWTMDLRKPIVNRSKLMSEPVPDRTDSTTSLVDVRHLRKSYGQHLAVKDVSFSLESGEVLGLLGPNGAGKSTTMMMVAGLLSPTSGEILFHGQPFNGRNHDQRRLLGVVPQEYAIYQELNAIENLMFFGKLYGLRGKALKARCDEVLDQIGLVESAHRPSGNYSGGMKRRLNFGVAIMHRPRILILDEPTVGVDPQSRSHLMDCVRLQAKDGVGIIYASHYMEEVQSICERVAIVDHGEVLANDSIPNLLSGLVADLYLYVDRTTGVANELGDWGRLGTGSDGAPAVILQGELNPTDNLGLPVSMDRGQLTSLARDARPSPSLAWRLQVALHKLGNLGIRVLRIETQQSNLERLFLQLTGNRLRD; encoded by the coding sequence ATGGCGACAGCACACTCTTTCACTCGCTCACCACTGGAACGCGGGTGGACTATGGACCTGCGAAAACCGATCGTGAACCGCTCGAAACTCATGTCAGAACCTGTGCCTGATCGAACTGATTCAACGACAAGCCTCGTTGACGTCCGTCATTTGCGCAAGAGCTACGGACAGCATCTGGCGGTGAAAGACGTCAGCTTTTCGCTCGAATCGGGCGAGGTTCTGGGCCTGCTTGGCCCAAACGGTGCTGGCAAAAGCACGACCATGATGATGGTCGCCGGTTTGCTGTCACCCACAAGCGGCGAGATCTTGTTCCATGGGCAACCTTTCAACGGTCGGAATCACGATCAGCGAAGACTTTTGGGCGTTGTTCCTCAGGAATACGCGATCTACCAAGAGCTGAACGCGATCGAAAACCTGATGTTCTTCGGCAAACTCTATGGCTTGCGAGGAAAAGCGCTCAAAGCACGCTGTGACGAAGTCCTCGACCAGATTGGCCTGGTCGAGAGTGCGCATCGTCCCTCCGGAAACTACTCGGGCGGCATGAAGCGACGGCTGAACTTTGGTGTGGCCATCATGCATCGCCCGCGAATCCTGATCCTTGATGAACCGACAGTCGGCGTCGATCCTCAATCGCGATCGCATCTCATGGACTGCGTACGACTCCAGGCCAAAGATGGCGTTGGAATCATCTACGCCAGTCACTACATGGAAGAAGTGCAGTCGATCTGCGAACGCGTTGCGATCGTGGACCACGGAGAAGTTCTGGCCAACGACTCCATTCCGAATCTGCTGTCCGGCCTGGTGGCGGACCTCTATCTCTACGTTGACCGAACGACCGGAGTCGCGAACGAACTTGGCGACTGGGGCCGCCTGGGAACAGGCAGCGACGGCGCGCCGGCCGTGATCTTACAAGGTGAATTGAACCCGACAGACAATCTCGGTCTGCCTGTTTCGATGGACCGTGGCCAGTTGACGAGTCTGGCCCGCGATGCACGCCCTTCCCCGAGTCTGGCCTGGCGGCTGCAAGTGGCCTTACACAAACTCGGCAATCTGGGAATCCGCGTCCTAAGGATTGAAACACAGCAATCCAATCTTGAACGGCTATTCCTCCAATTGACCGGAAATCGTCTGCGCGATTGA
- a CDS encoding ABC transporter permease, with translation MSAWHITLKDLLLLTHDKRALVLLLVLPLMFISIVGMSTGQFLTRDDDADRFKVVVVDQNKSETSRDLMKEFQQRPELSMSAADSIDSAFDVLRRGDASMILIVGPEFEARVDDVRVSDIFNSQNGLTAQGPAALDLTFESKLGSSGVGRLLEAVLYSQIIKFVAPIAAKKNPVTRAWVRQRENEEAEGDPVAAAPTSAQVRVQNNSVYLWVVPGFTVMFAFFLISIMARSFIIERDQGTLRRLLMAPVGTLPVLVGKTTPFYLTSVLQCGLLFVCGRLLFGMPWGSQPLYLIPVVLCTSAAATSLGLLLSTVVKSDQQVSSYGTTLILVLSSISGCFFPREFFPKAMKQISLFTPHAWSLKAFDAVLTQPNVDPRLIATCCGMLLLFAVTCFTTGWWRFRATARA, from the coding sequence ATGTCGGCCTGGCATATCACTCTGAAGGACCTGTTGCTGCTGACGCATGACAAACGTGCGCTGGTATTGCTGCTCGTCCTGCCACTGATGTTCATTTCGATCGTGGGAATGTCGACGGGTCAGTTCTTGACGCGAGACGATGACGCCGATCGATTCAAGGTTGTGGTCGTCGATCAAAACAAAAGTGAGACCTCTCGCGACTTGATGAAAGAATTTCAGCAACGTCCCGAACTCTCCATGAGTGCCGCCGATTCAATCGATTCGGCATTCGACGTCCTGCGACGTGGCGACGCGTCGATGATTCTGATCGTCGGCCCTGAATTCGAAGCGCGCGTCGACGATGTCCGCGTCAGCGATATCTTCAATTCGCAGAACGGCCTGACCGCTCAGGGGCCTGCGGCGCTCGATCTCACTTTCGAATCGAAGTTGGGATCATCGGGCGTTGGCCGATTGCTTGAAGCGGTCCTGTACTCGCAAATCATCAAGTTTGTCGCACCCATCGCGGCGAAAAAGAATCCCGTGACACGCGCCTGGGTTCGCCAGCGAGAAAATGAAGAAGCGGAAGGCGATCCTGTCGCGGCGGCCCCCACCTCGGCCCAAGTTCGGGTGCAAAACAATTCCGTCTACCTGTGGGTCGTTCCCGGCTTCACGGTCATGTTCGCATTTTTTCTGATCAGCATCATGGCTCGCTCGTTCATCATCGAGCGTGACCAAGGGACGCTCCGACGCCTGCTGATGGCGCCCGTAGGCACACTCCCAGTCCTGGTGGGCAAAACGACGCCATTCTATTTGACGTCTGTGCTGCAATGCGGTTTGCTGTTCGTGTGCGGCCGCCTGTTGTTCGGAATGCCCTGGGGATCACAGCCGCTGTATTTGATTCCCGTGGTGCTTTGCACGTCGGCGGCGGCCACGTCCTTGGGACTGCTGCTGTCAACCGTTGTGAAATCCGACCAGCAGGTCTCCTCCTATGGCACGACGCTCATCCTGGTCCTCAGCAGCATCAGCGGCTGTTTCTTTCCGCGCGAATTCTTCCCGAAAGCGATGAAACAGATCAGTCTCTTCACCCCGCACGCCTGGTCACTGAAAGCCTTTGACGCCGTGCTGACGCAGCCGAACGTCGACCCGCGATTGATCGCGACCTGTTGCGGGATGCTGCTTCTGTTTGCCGTCACCTGCTTCACCACCGGTTGGTGGCGATTCCGTGCCACGGCACGTGCCTGA
- a CDS encoding sugar phosphate isomerase/epimerase family protein: MKLGLINSAWAQAGRDTAWGIQKTKEIGFDTIDLFADPLDLEIQERQLIRRECERLDLPIVSLCCVATGLVDFNPSVQRFHVDRVTQYLELAYEYSAKNVLLVLGEYIWNREVIRPEDQWGFAIENCQRLGDYAAELGIQIALELEPFPLSLINSVETMVRFIDDVDHDAVRANIDVSHLCLAQVPAEEVKRLKGKAIHVHISDCDGKVHGDLPPGRGVVQFEPYLREIAQLGLSGAISIELEYSPEPDQIESWVAEAYSATRRLMKSCGLSES, encoded by the coding sequence ATGAAACTGGGACTGATCAATTCCGCCTGGGCACAGGCCGGTCGCGATACGGCGTGGGGAATTCAAAAGACGAAGGAGATCGGGTTCGATACCATCGATCTATTCGCCGATCCACTGGATCTCGAGATTCAAGAGCGTCAATTGATTCGGCGCGAGTGTGAACGCTTGGACTTACCCATCGTTTCCTTGTGTTGTGTCGCGACGGGGTTAGTGGACTTTAACCCCAGCGTCCAACGTTTCCATGTCGATCGAGTCACCCAGTATCTGGAACTGGCGTACGAGTATTCTGCGAAGAACGTGCTGCTGGTTCTGGGAGAATACATCTGGAATCGCGAAGTCATTCGTCCCGAAGACCAATGGGGTTTCGCGATCGAAAACTGTCAGCGACTTGGCGACTATGCGGCGGAGTTGGGCATTCAGATTGCCTTGGAGCTTGAACCGTTTCCGCTCTCATTGATCAACAGTGTCGAGACGATGGTGCGATTCATCGACGATGTTGACCACGATGCCGTCCGGGCGAACATTGATGTGTCGCACCTGTGTCTCGCGCAAGTTCCGGCAGAAGAGGTCAAACGCCTGAAGGGGAAGGCGATTCATGTCCATATTTCAGACTGTGATGGAAAGGTCCACGGCGACCTTCCGCCAGGTCGTGGAGTGGTTCAATTTGAGCCCTACTTGCGCGAGATCGCTCAGTTGGGATTGAGCGGCGCGATCTCCATTGAACTCGAATACAGCCCTGAACCGGATCAGATCGAATCCTGGGTTGCCGAGGCCTATTCTGCGACGCGCCGCTTGATGAAATCGTGTGGGCTGAGCGAGTCCTGA
- a CDS encoding GreA/GreB family elongation factor: MERQPISREGYDKKKEELRILEEVDMPRITQAIADARAEGDLRENAEYHGQREAQGMLQARINSLRATLADCFIVDKSTLPKGVVTFGTRVTVKDLSDGSIEQYEFVGPGEEDYMSDVMKILTASPLATALMHKKVGDRVEFQAPRGVTNYEITQIDET, translated from the coding sequence ATGGAACGGCAGCCAATTTCTCGTGAAGGCTACGACAAGAAGAAGGAAGAACTCCGGATTCTCGAAGAGGTCGACATGCCGAGAATTACTCAGGCAATTGCCGATGCTCGCGCAGAAGGAGATCTGCGCGAGAACGCTGAATACCACGGCCAGCGCGAAGCCCAGGGAATGCTGCAGGCGCGGATCAATTCTTTGCGTGCCACACTCGCCGATTGCTTTATTGTCGACAAGTCCACCCTGCCAAAGGGCGTGGTCACTTTCGGAACGCGCGTCACCGTGAAAGATCTGAGCGACGGGTCGATCGAACAATATGAGTTCGTCGGTCCCGGCGAAGAGGATTACATGAGTGACGTCATGAAGATTTTGACGGCGTCGCCGCTTGCCACAGCTCTGATGCACAAGAAGGTGGGCGACCGGGTTGAGTTCCAGGCCCCACGGGGCGTGACGAACTACGAGATCACGCAGATCGACGAAACGTAA
- a CDS encoding Gfo/Idh/MocA family protein produces MAKPLRIGMVGYGFMGRTHSNAYRKVSHFFDTEHQPVLKAVCARDTEKVKAFADRWGYESIESDWRKMVERKDIDAIDICTPNNLHHDIAIAAAANGKMILCEKPLSMDAAEGEKMCEAVEAAKVINTVWYNYRRVPAVTFAKQLIDSGKLGRIFHYRANFLQDWTISADLPQGGAALWRLDAAAAGSGVTGDLLAHCIDTAIWLNGSVKNVTAMTETFIKERKHNLTGKMEKVEIDDACAFLCRFGNGSLGLFESTRYARGHKALYTFEINGEFASIKWDLHDLHRLQWFDHRDEGKMRGWRSIHVTDGDHPYMSHWWVPGLQIGYEHSFVHHVADFLQGVDKGESVGPTFRDALETQRICDAVLKSAKSGNWSEVG; encoded by the coding sequence ATGGCGAAGCCTCTGCGGATTGGCATGGTTGGATATGGATTCATGGGGCGGACGCATTCCAATGCGTACCGTAAAGTCAGCCATTTCTTCGACACCGAGCATCAGCCAGTTCTGAAAGCGGTTTGTGCACGTGACACCGAAAAGGTCAAGGCGTTTGCCGACCGCTGGGGCTACGAATCGATCGAATCCGACTGGCGGAAGATGGTCGAGCGGAAAGATATCGATGCCATCGATATCTGTACTCCCAACAATCTGCATCATGACATTGCGATCGCGGCAGCGGCCAATGGCAAGATGATTCTGTGCGAAAAACCGCTTTCGATGGATGCCGCCGAAGGCGAGAAGATGTGTGAGGCTGTGGAAGCCGCCAAAGTCATCAATACCGTCTGGTACAACTACCGACGGGTGCCGGCAGTCACCTTTGCCAAGCAATTGATTGACTCTGGCAAGCTCGGCCGCATTTTCCACTACCGCGCCAACTTCTTGCAGGACTGGACGATTTCCGCGGACCTGCCTCAGGGTGGTGCAGCGCTTTGGCGGCTGGATGCGGCGGCCGCAGGGAGCGGTGTCACGGGCGACCTGCTGGCACACTGTATCGACACAGCAATCTGGCTAAACGGTAGCGTCAAGAACGTGACCGCGATGACGGAAACGTTCATCAAAGAACGCAAACACAACTTGACCGGCAAGATGGAAAAAGTCGAAATCGACGACGCGTGTGCGTTCCTTTGTCGATTCGGGAACGGTTCATTGGGTCTATTCGAATCCACGCGGTACGCCCGTGGACACAAGGCCCTCTACACGTTTGAGATCAACGGCGAATTTGCCTCGATCAAGTGGGACTTGCATGACTTGCATCGTCTGCAGTGGTTCGATCACCGCGACGAAGGAAAGATGCGCGGATGGCGTTCGATTCACGTCACCGACGGCGATCATCCCTATATGAGTCACTGGTGGGTGCCGGGCTTGCAGATTGGATATGAGCATAGCTTCGTCCATCATGTGGCTGATTTTCTGCAAGGGGTCGACAAGGGGGAATCGGTTGGACCGACTTTCCGCGATGCATTGGAAACGCAGAGAATTTGTGACGCGGTTCTGAAGAGTGCAAAGTCGGGCAATTGGTCAGAAGTCGGATAG
- a CDS encoding sialidase family protein encodes MRQFLLITFAFFCRAFCRLAPLAHAETAGDELLKREFVYETAPFPSCHASTIAETKEGLVAAWFGGTKESDPDVGIWLSRHVAGAWTSPVEVANGVQSPTKREPCWNPVLFQPQTGPLMLFYKVGPNPDKWWGMLMVSDDSGKSWSEPRRLPDGIVGPIKNKPVQLANGDILSPSSSEYAKWRVHFERSADLGKTWTATAAVNDGIAIAAIQPSILTYRDGHLQAIGRTRQGQIFDLTSSNQGATWSEMKLISLPNPNSGTDAVTLADGRQLLIYNHISRGRSPLNVAVSDDGYNWFAALVLESEPGEFSYPAVIQTADGLVHFAYTWNRKRIRHVVIDPERLNLTPILDGKWPE; translated from the coding sequence ATGCGTCAATTTCTGCTTATCACGTTCGCCTTCTTTTGCCGGGCTTTTTGCCGACTGGCGCCACTTGCCCATGCCGAGACTGCTGGAGATGAGCTTCTCAAACGAGAATTTGTTTACGAAACGGCTCCATTTCCGTCCTGCCATGCATCGACGATCGCAGAAACGAAAGAAGGGTTGGTCGCCGCCTGGTTTGGTGGAACGAAGGAAAGTGATCCCGATGTCGGAATCTGGCTGTCACGTCATGTGGCAGGCGCCTGGACATCGCCGGTTGAGGTTGCAAACGGAGTTCAGTCGCCTACGAAGCGTGAACCCTGCTGGAACCCCGTGTTGTTTCAACCCCAAACAGGCCCGTTGATGCTGTTCTATAAGGTCGGTCCAAACCCCGATAAATGGTGGGGCATGCTGATGGTTTCAGACGACTCGGGGAAGTCATGGTCCGAACCGCGTCGATTGCCGGATGGAATTGTCGGGCCGATCAAAAACAAGCCTGTGCAACTTGCGAACGGCGACATCTTATCGCCCTCGAGCAGCGAATATGCCAAATGGCGTGTCCATTTCGAACGTTCCGCGGACCTTGGCAAAACCTGGACGGCGACCGCAGCGGTCAATGATGGAATCGCCATCGCAGCCATTCAGCCCAGCATCCTGACATATCGCGATGGCCATCTGCAGGCTATTGGCAGAACTCGCCAAGGTCAGATCTTCGACCTTACGTCGTCGAATCAGGGCGCGACCTGGAGCGAGATGAAATTGATCTCATTGCCCAATCCGAACTCAGGGACCGATGCGGTCACGCTGGCTGATGGTCGGCAACTTTTGATTTACAACCACATCTCACGCGGTCGCTCTCCGCTGAATGTGGCGGTTTCCGACGATGGCTACAACTGGTTTGCCGCTTTGGTGCTGGAGAGCGAACCGGGTGAATTTTCGTACCCTGCGGTGATTCAAACGGCCGACGGTCTGGTCCATTTCGCCTATACCTGGAACCGAAAACGCATTCGGCATGTGGTCATTGATCCCGAACGGCTGAATCTGACGCCAATTCTGGATGGAAAATGGCCGGAATGA